In the genome of Saccharomonospora viridis DSM 43017, one region contains:
- a CDS encoding YceI family protein, with amino-acid sequence MTSGQPDLIATSPRPGHYEIDPAGSTVAFRTTHLFGLLPVRGTFTVSRGTVEVAESITESTVHAEIDMASFRTLTPLRDTVVRSRLYLDTDRYPTSTFASQRWDGETLTGTLTVRDIAKPATLVVGRSVVDGDSFTVHATASVDRTDFGVTATPGMLGRFLSFFLTVRCVRK; translated from the coding sequence ATGACATCGGGGCAGCCGGACCTTATCGCGACATCTCCTCGGCCGGGGCATTACGAGATCGACCCCGCAGGGTCCACGGTCGCGTTCCGGACGACCCACCTGTTCGGACTGCTCCCGGTGCGTGGGACGTTCACCGTCTCCCGCGGGACCGTCGAGGTCGCCGAGTCGATCACCGAGTCCACGGTCCACGCGGAGATCGACATGGCCAGCTTCCGCACCCTCACCCCGCTGCGGGACACGGTCGTGCGCTCACGGCTGTACCTCGACACCGATCGGTATCCGACGAGCACCTTCGCATCGCAACGGTGGGACGGCGAGACCCTCACGGGCACGCTGACGGTACGGGACATCGCCAAACCGGCCACGCTCGTCGTGGGGCGATCCGTCGTGGACGGTGATTCCTTCACCGTCCACGCCACGGCGAGCGTCGACCGCACCGATTTCGGGGTGACCGCGACCCCGGGCATGCTCGGGCGGTTCCTTTCCTTCTTTCTGACCGTACGGTGTGTGCGGAAATGA
- a CDS encoding (Fe-S)-binding protein, whose protein sequence is MALFATCLTDTLYPDTAKAVVRLLERLGCEVDFPLGQTCCGQMHYNTGYHDEAAPLARRYAEVFDGYDYVVAPSGSCVGMVREFHPGLCGTSPAVERTYELSEFIVDILGVTDVGAYFPHRVTYHPTCHSLRLLGVGDKPLRLLREVKGLQLVELPQAEQCCGFGGTFALKNAETSTAMLADKMRCVQDTGAQVLTAGDNSCLMHIGGGLSRLRTGVRSVHLAEILASTEEQPWVATP, encoded by the coding sequence GTGGCGCTGTTCGCGACCTGCCTCACCGACACGCTGTATCCCGACACCGCCAAAGCCGTGGTCCGGCTGCTTGAACGGCTCGGCTGCGAGGTCGATTTCCCGCTGGGCCAGACGTGCTGCGGGCAGATGCACTACAACACCGGTTACCACGACGAGGCCGCACCGCTGGCCCGCCGCTACGCGGAGGTGTTCGACGGCTACGACTACGTGGTGGCCCCCTCCGGTTCGTGCGTGGGCATGGTCCGCGAGTTCCATCCCGGTCTGTGCGGGACCAGTCCCGCCGTCGAACGCACCTACGAACTCAGCGAGTTCATTGTGGACATCCTCGGGGTCACCGACGTCGGTGCGTACTTTCCGCACCGGGTGACCTACCACCCCACCTGCCACTCGCTTCGCCTGCTCGGCGTGGGCGACAAGCCGTTGCGCCTGCTGCGCGAGGTGAAGGGTCTCCAGCTGGTCGAGTTACCGCAGGCGGAACAGTGCTGCGGTTTCGGCGGCACGTTCGCGTTGAAGAACGCGGAGACGTCCACCGCCATGCTGGCCGACAAGATGCGCTGCGTGCAGGACACGGGCGCACAGGTGCTCACCGCGGGCGACAACTCGTGTCTGATGCACATTGGTGGTGGTCTGTCCCGACTGCGCACCGGCGTGCGAAGCGTGCACCTGGCGGAGATCCTGGCGAGTACGGAGGAGCAGCCGTGGGTCGCAACCCCGTGA
- a CDS encoding PaaI family thioesterase — MSTTAQNWPPVEVEPPKPHPDAPSPGTALEQHFHHCFGCGDEVESGLRLRSTVADDNVVVTTFAVTKAHQGSPGIAHGGLLSCALDEALGATAGRLLQIPVVTARLETDFRHPVPVDSTLYIVSRIDGVAGRKVYVSGEGRIDATDGQLAIEGRGLFITVGVEHFLKHGDAEQVQRLRERYASWNINF, encoded by the coding sequence GTGAGCACCACCGCACAGAACTGGCCGCCCGTCGAGGTGGAACCGCCGAAGCCACATCCCGACGCGCCCTCACCCGGCACCGCGCTGGAGCAACACTTCCACCACTGCTTCGGCTGCGGCGACGAGGTCGAGTCGGGCCTGCGCCTCCGGTCGACCGTCGCGGACGACAACGTCGTGGTGACGACGTTCGCCGTCACCAAGGCTCACCAGGGCTCCCCGGGGATCGCTCACGGTGGGTTGCTGTCGTGCGCGCTCGACGAGGCACTGGGCGCCACCGCCGGTAGGTTGCTCCAGATCCCTGTCGTGACCGCGCGACTGGAGACCGACTTCCGGCACCCCGTACCGGTGGACTCGACGCTCTACATCGTGTCCAGGATCGACGGCGTGGCCGGGCGCAAGGTCTACGTCAGTGGCGAGGGCAGGATCGACGCGACCGACGGCCAGCTGGCCATCGAGGGCCGCGGACTGTTCATCACCGTGGGCGTGGAGCACTTCCTCAAGCACGGGGACGCCGAACAGGTTCAGCGGCTGCGTGAGCGCTACGCGAGCTGGAACATCAACTTCTGA
- a CDS encoding L,D-transpeptidase codes for MTDSTPTAARRPITILAAVLAIILGLAACTGSASDGNSAQGAQEADSPAEVVLEPKAGADDVAPRDPVSVTVSGGTITDVELTNPEGKKVKGELSEDRTTWQVAEPLGYGKTYTWSGSAVGGDGETVPIEGSFTTVNPASTNNVKSNVGDDKTYGVAMPVSLTFDAPVKDKAAVEKALRIETTPETEGSWAWLENDTSVHWRPKEYWKPGTKVKVRADLYGIHMGGGVYGANDLEVDFKIGREQIVKADTQKHRMVVYRDGKKVADYPASFGLESDPGRVTRSGIHVVMSKHPTYFMNNPGYGYEDFEVQWAVRVSNNGEFVHSAPWSVGDQGKRNVSHGCINLAPANAKEYYDSALIGDPMEITGSTQELGPQDGMYYDWTYSWEEWKSLSALNS; via the coding sequence TTGACAGATTCGACACCGACAGCCGCCAGAAGACCGATCACGATCCTGGCTGCCGTCCTGGCAATCATCCTCGGCCTTGCCGCATGTACCGGATCCGCAAGCGACGGCAACAGCGCGCAGGGGGCGCAGGAGGCGGACTCGCCTGCCGAGGTCGTCCTCGAGCCGAAGGCCGGCGCCGACGACGTCGCCCCACGTGATCCGGTATCGGTGACGGTCTCCGGGGGCACCATCACCGATGTCGAGCTCACCAACCCCGAGGGCAAGAAGGTCAAGGGTGAGCTGTCGGAGGACAGGACGACGTGGCAGGTCGCCGAGCCGCTCGGCTACGGCAAGACCTACACGTGGTCCGGCAGCGCCGTGGGCGGCGACGGCGAGACGGTGCCGATCGAGGGTTCGTTCACCACGGTCAACCCGGCCTCCACGAACAACGTGAAGTCGAACGTGGGCGACGACAAGACCTACGGCGTCGCCATGCCCGTCTCCCTCACGTTCGACGCACCGGTGAAGGACAAGGCCGCCGTCGAGAAGGCCCTGCGCATCGAGACGACCCCGGAGACCGAGGGCTCGTGGGCGTGGCTGGAGAACGACACCTCGGTGCATTGGCGGCCGAAGGAGTACTGGAAGCCGGGCACCAAGGTGAAAGTCCGCGCCGACCTCTACGGCATCCACATGGGCGGAGGCGTCTACGGCGCCAACGACCTCGAGGTGGACTTCAAGATCGGGCGTGAGCAGATCGTGAAGGCCGACACCCAGAAACACCGCATGGTGGTCTACCGCGACGGCAAGAAGGTGGCCGACTATCCGGCCAGCTTCGGACTCGAATCCGATCCCGGCCGGGTCACCCGCAGCGGCATCCACGTCGTGATGAGCAAGCACCCCACGTACTTCATGAACAACCCCGGCTACGGCTACGAGGACTTCGAGGTGCAGTGGGCGGTGCGGGTCTCCAACAACGGCGAGTTCGTCCACTCCGCGCCGTGGTCGGTGGGTGATCAGGGCAAACGCAACGTCTCCCACGGCTGCATCAACCTGGCACCGGCGAACGCCAAGGAGTACTACGACAGCGCGCTGATCGGCGACCCGATGGAGATCACGGGCAGCACGCAGGAACTCGGGCCCCAGGACGGCATGTACTACGACTGGACCTACTCCTGGGAGGAGTGGAAGTCCCTGTCGGCCCTCAACAGCTGA
- a CDS encoding cold-shock protein yields MAQGTVKWFNAEKGFGFIAQDGGEGDVFVHYSEIEGRGFRTLEENQRVEFEVGQGQKGPQAQRVRAL; encoded by the coding sequence GTGGCGCAAGGCACTGTGAAGTGGTTCAACGCCGAGAAGGGCTTCGGCTTCATCGCCCAGGACGGTGGCGAGGGCGACGTGTTCGTCCACTACTCGGAGATCGAAGGCCGTGGCTTCCGCACGCTGGAGGAGAACCAGCGTGTCGAGTTCGAGGTGGGACAGGGCCAGAAGGGCCCGCAGGCGCAGAGGGTTCGTGCTCTCTGA
- a CDS encoding DUF6194 family protein, producing the protein MDIDQIRDALAAHAGTRLLEANGDVFAVYDPYGDLPPQRQLPWATIVTSDTYDTASRLDRPGVFRLNLGLPRARFQELIDPAHEYDMTALDVLLPHPVYAGQHWVCVLNPRQTWPVVRGLLDEAAAFAVRKYDNARRRTHS; encoded by the coding sequence GTGGATATCGATCAGATTCGCGATGCGCTCGCCGCTCATGCCGGCACTCGACTCCTCGAAGCGAACGGCGATGTCTTCGCCGTGTACGACCCCTACGGTGATCTCCCTCCGCAGCGACAGCTGCCTTGGGCCACCATCGTCACCTCCGATACCTACGACACGGCTTCCCGGCTCGACAGGCCCGGGGTGTTCAGGCTGAACCTCGGATTGCCGCGGGCTCGGTTCCAGGAACTGATCGACCCGGCACACGAGTACGACATGACGGCCCTCGACGTCCTGTTACCCCACCCGGTCTATGCCGGGCAGCACTGGGTATGCGTGCTCAATCCACGGCAGACCTGGCCGGTGGTCCGTGGACTGCTGGACGAGGCGGCCGCGTTCGCCGTCCGCAAGTACGACAACGCGAGGCGGCGAACCCACTCGTGA